The genome window TGGGGCCGCGATGACGAGCTGCCGCCACCAGAAAGCGGGAAGTGAAGCTCAGTTACAGCGCAGAAGCGGTCGCCGATCTTCGTCGGCTTCGCGAGTTCATCGCCGAGCACGACCCTCACGCAGCGGCTCGCGTCGGTGCCGAGCTGTTGGCACGCCTGGAACACATCCGCGACTTTCCGAGAATGGGGCGCCCCGTTTCGCTCGC of Algiphilus aromaticivorans DG1253 contains these proteins:
- a CDS encoding type II toxin-antitoxin system RelE/ParE family toxin, yielding MKLSYSAEAVADLRRLREFIAEHDPHAAARVGAELLARLEHIRDFPRMGRPVSLAPEPRSIRDVVFGNYVVRYLVHNDAVVVLRIWHHFEDRGLPTD